In Geminocystis sp. NIES-3709, a single genomic region encodes these proteins:
- a CDS encoding DEAD/DEAH box helicase, translating to MNDRSNLYQIRELPSDTAHNTPVRVICYLQSQLTELDAQQKEIAHKYYDGAQRIRGLAGAGKTITFAQRSAQIHYDHPEWKIAFIFFTRSLYQQVIQERISQYYHQLSPEKKPNWENLKVFHAWGAKDKEGFYRHLCLFYQSRCQVTCQKCHFPLRQCQFSSQSVDNVKEKLGKNISPGKGFQYVCDDLEKKITEFVELYDVILIDEGQDLPPSFYRLARNSLHEPKRLYWAYDEAQSIGSLIVPQPSTIFGKNPDGSLVVDLRGRAENWNKSYRTPSLLLTIAHAVNMGLLRKKGVLQGVSNQKQWENLGYEVVEGDFSQNSVKEGKLVKITRKPENNPHPVDNVNFPHREALGEILTIKILNNEVEEKIWIAQQIKQDLQQGLQPHDILITALGGKKNKQYLEGLKQELFKHNIPSFIVGEKASIDQFYKQGFVTISNIYRAKGNEAWKVYACRFHYATQPLEYKQETELHKRNEALVALTRSRVWCVVTGLKSPIFEELEQAKKQFPYLNFPAFNSKLLQRVTDNNEE from the coding sequence ATGAACGATCGATCTAACTTGTATCAAATTCGAGAGTTACCTTCTGATACTGCCCATAATACCCCAGTGAGAGTAATTTGCTACTTACAATCACAATTAACAGAATTAGATGCCCAACAAAAAGAAATTGCTCATAAATATTATGATGGTGCGCAAAGAATTCGAGGGTTAGCTGGTGCAGGAAAAACCATCACTTTCGCTCAACGATCAGCACAAATACATTATGATCATCCAGAGTGGAAAATTGCCTTTATCTTTTTTACTCGTTCATTATACCAACAAGTAATTCAAGAGCGAATTAGTCAATATTATCATCAACTATCTCCAGAAAAAAAGCCAAACTGGGAAAATTTAAAAGTTTTTCACGCTTGGGGTGCAAAAGATAAAGAAGGTTTTTATCGTCATCTTTGCTTATTTTATCAATCTCGTTGCCAAGTAACTTGTCAAAAGTGTCATTTTCCCTTAAGGCAATGTCAATTCAGCTCACAAAGTGTCGATAATGTCAAGGAAAAATTAGGAAAAAATATCTCTCCGGGTAAAGGTTTTCAATATGTTTGTGATGATTTAGAGAAAAAAATTACCGAGTTTGTGGAATTGTATGATGTCATTTTAATCGATGAAGGCCAAGATTTACCTCCCTCATTTTATCGTTTAGCTAGAAATAGTCTTCATGAACCAAAACGCTTATATTGGGCTTATGATGAAGCTCAAAGTATTGGTTCTTTGATTGTACCTCAGCCAAGTACTATTTTCGGTAAAAATCCTGATGGTTCGTTAGTGGTAGATTTGAGAGGTAGAGCTGAAAATTGGAATAAATCTTATCGTACCCCAAGTTTATTATTAACGATCGCCCATGCAGTGAATATGGGATTATTAAGAAAAAAAGGTGTTTTACAGGGAGTTAGCAATCAAAAACAGTGGGAAAACTTAGGCTATGAAGTTGTAGAGGGAGATTTTAGTCAAAATAGTGTTAAAGAGGGAAAATTAGTCAAAATTACGAGAAAACCTGAAAATAATCCTCATCCCGTAGATAATGTTAATTTTCCTCATCGAGAGGCATTAGGAGAGATTTTGACCATTAAAATATTAAACAATGAAGTAGAAGAAAAAATTTGGATTGCACAACAAATTAAACAAGATTTACAACAAGGTTTACAACCCCATGATATTTTAATTACTGCTTTAGGAGGTAAAAAAAATAAACAATATTTAGAAGGTTTAAAACAAGAATTATTTAAGCATAATATTCCTAGTTTTATCGTAGGAGAAAAAGCCTCGATCGATCAGTTTTATAAACAAGGATTTGTTACTATTTCTAACATTTATAGAGCCAAAGGTAATGAGGCTTGGAAAGTTTATGCCTGTCGTTTTCATTATGCAACTCAACCTTTAGAATATAAACAAGAAACAGAATTACATAAACGAAATGAAGCCCTAGTTGCTTTAACTCGTAGTCGAGTTTGGTGTGTAGTAACAGGATTAAAAAGTCCTATTTTTGAAGAATTAGAACAAGCAAAAAAACAATTTCCTTACCTAAATTTTCCAGCATTTAATAGTAAATTACTACAAAGAGTTACAGATAATAATGAAGAATAA
- a CDS encoding alpha-ketoglutarate-dependent dioxygenase AlkB: MLKLDLPNSDIVYYPNLWSLKEANVLLQKLENNIQWQQDYITLFGKTHLQPRLTAWYGDRGKIYSYSGITMYPHDWIRPLLTIKETIEPIAKVNFNSVLLNFYRNGQDSMGWHSDNEKELGKKPIIASVSFGGERQFLLKPRDKNVTTRGEILLNHGSLLIMAGNTQKYWLHQIPKTTKFVSSRINLTFRVIVTP, translated from the coding sequence ATGTTAAAACTAGATTTACCCAATAGCGATATAGTTTATTATCCTAATTTATGGTCATTAAAAGAAGCTAATGTTTTATTGCAAAAATTAGAAAATAATATCCAGTGGCAACAAGATTATATAACTTTGTTCGGAAAAACTCATCTTCAACCTCGTTTAACTGCATGGTATGGCGATCGAGGTAAAATATATAGTTATTCTGGCATTACCATGTATCCTCATGATTGGATTAGGCCATTATTAACTATCAAAGAAACAATTGAACCCATAGCAAAAGTAAATTTTAATAGTGTTTTATTGAATTTTTATCGTAATGGACAAGATAGCATGGGATGGCATAGTGACAATGAGAAAGAATTAGGTAAAAAACCGATTATTGCTTCGGTGAGTTTCGGTGGTGAAAGACAATTTTTGTTAAAACCTAGAGACAAAAATGTCACTACCAGAGGAGAAATTCTTTTAAATCATGGTAGTTTATTAATTATGGCGGGAAATACTCAAAAATACTGGTTACATCAAATTCCCAAAACCACTAAATTCGTTTCATCGAGAATCAATCTGACTTTTCGAGTTATCGTTACTCCTTAA
- a CDS encoding DUF938 domain-containing protein produces MTKKYAPATTRNSLPILNVLKKIISPSGNILEIASGTGEHSVFFAPHFPQQQWISSDKQQECLSSIEAWKADCVTNNLRSPLKIDVMKSNWHQELTQENINTIICINMIHISPWEAYLGLMEGANKILSIDGIVYLYGAYKINNQHTSLSNQEFDFYLRSQNSSWGVRNLEDVVKVAENNGFCLEEKIAMPSNNFSLILRKHK; encoded by the coding sequence ATGACTAAAAAATATGCTCCAGCTACCACAAGAAATTCTCTCCCTATTTTAAATGTACTAAAAAAAATCATTTCTCCAAGTGGCAACATACTAGAAATAGCTAGTGGGACAGGAGAACATAGTGTATTTTTTGCACCGCACTTTCCTCAACAACAATGGATTTCTTCTGATAAACAACAGGAATGTTTAAGTAGTATTGAGGCTTGGAAGGCAGATTGTGTTACTAATAACTTACGATCGCCATTAAAAATAGACGTAATGAAATCAAACTGGCATCAAGAGTTAACACAAGAAAATATCAACACAATTATCTGTATCAATATGATTCATATTTCACCTTGGGAGGCTTATTTAGGATTGATGGAAGGTGCAAACAAAATTTTGTCGATCGATGGCATAGTATATTTATATGGTGCTTATAAAATCAATAATCAACACACAAGTTTAAGTAATCAAGAATTTGATTTTTATTTAAGAAGTCAAAACTCCTCTTGGGGAGTGCGAAATTTAGAAGATGTGGTGAAAGTAGCAGAAAATAATGGATTTTGTTTAGAGGAAAAAATAGCGATGCCGAGTAATAACTTTTCTCTAATTCTTCGCAAACATAAGTAG
- a CDS encoding phosphoglucomutase/phosphomannomutase family protein, with the protein MSFQVNPIKFGTDGWRGVIAADFTFERVAKLAPICAEVLREYNPNSNLMIVGFDRRFMAEDFGLIVAQALQESGFDVLLSESFAPTPAFSWAAKINNALGALVLTASHNPAKYLGLKVKGGFGGSVSEDVTAKIESRLNLDIAISEKKGNLVLFDPWESYCNQLRSLVNIDLIKGAIESGKLKIIADVMHGAASTGLSRLLNCDIQEINADRDPLFGDGAPEPLPRYIADLFRKIKEISKSHPDSLRIGLVFDGDCDRIASVDSQGNFCSTQILIPILIEHLATRRKLQGEIVKTVSGSDLIPKIAQLFNVPLFETPIGYKYIAERMLTHQVLVGGEESGGVGYSSHIPERDALLSALYVLEAVVESGKDITELYTNLQQQVNFNSGYDRIDITLANLDHKNQLQQKLETTPLKQIAGKKVVDCLAIDGYKYRLEDESWLLIRFSGTEPLLRLYSEAPHLKIVQENLAWAKEWAS; encoded by the coding sequence ATGTCTTTTCAAGTTAATCCGATTAAATTTGGTACGGATGGTTGGCGCGGTGTAATTGCTGCTGATTTTACGTTTGAGCGTGTTGCTAAACTGGCACCTATTTGTGCTGAGGTTTTACGAGAATATAACCCTAATTCTAATTTAATGATTGTGGGTTTCGATCGACGTTTTATGGCAGAAGATTTCGGGTTGATAGTGGCACAGGCTTTACAAGAATCAGGTTTTGATGTACTATTATCGGAAAGTTTTGCTCCTACTCCCGCTTTTAGTTGGGCTGCAAAAATAAATAATGCACTTGGTGCATTGGTACTAACTGCTAGTCATAATCCTGCGAAATACTTGGGTTTAAAGGTGAAAGGGGGTTTTGGTGGTTCAGTATCGGAAGATGTTACGGCTAAAATTGAATCACGGTTAAATTTGGATATTGCTATCTCTGAGAAAAAAGGTAATTTAGTATTATTTGATCCTTGGGAAAGCTATTGTAATCAATTACGATCGCTTGTTAATATTGACTTAATTAAAGGTGCGATCGAGTCTGGTAAGCTAAAAATTATTGCTGATGTTATGCACGGTGCCGCTTCTACAGGGTTAAGCCGTTTATTGAATTGTGATATACAAGAAATTAATGCCGATAGAGATCCTCTTTTTGGAGATGGTGCTCCTGAGCCTTTACCACGTTATATAGCCGATTTATTTCGTAAAATCAAAGAAATCTCAAAAAGTCATCCCGATAGTCTTAGAATCGGTTTAGTATTTGATGGAGACTGCGACCGAATCGCTTCAGTGGACAGTCAAGGAAATTTTTGTAGTACTCAAATTTTAATCCCCATTTTAATTGAACATTTAGCCACAAGAAGAAAGCTACAAGGAGAGATTGTGAAAACCGTAAGCGGTTCAGATTTAATTCCCAAAATTGCTCAATTGTTCAACGTGCCGTTGTTTGAAACTCCCATCGGTTATAAATATATTGCCGAGAGAATGTTAACCCATCAGGTGTTAGTCGGAGGAGAAGAATCAGGAGGAGTAGGCTATAGTAGTCATATCCCAGAGCGAGATGCTTTGCTTTCTGCTTTGTATGTATTAGAAGCAGTAGTGGAGTCAGGGAAAGACATAACAGAACTCTATACAAATTTACAACAACAAGTTAACTTTAATTCTGGTTACGATCGTATTGATATAACCCTAGCAAATCTTGATCACAAAAATCAACTACAACAAAAGCTGGAAACAACTCCCCTAAAACAAATTGCCGGGAAAAAAGTGGTAGATTGTCTCGCTATTGATGGTTATAAATATCGTCTTGAAGATGAAAGCTGGTTATTAATTCGTTTTAGTGGTACTGAGCCTCTATTGCGTCTATACTCAGAAGCCCCCCATTTAAAAATAGTGCAAGAAAATTTAGCTTGGGCGAAAGAATGGGCAAGTTAA
- a CDS encoding NAD(P)H-dependent glycerol-3-phosphate dehydrogenase, with protein MTNNPKITIIGGGAWGNTIGYLLTRSNYDYQLWSRTVTKSLATMTENTDILISAVSMKGVRDILQQLQTLELKSETIIVTATKGLDLETTHTPSQIWQTAFPNHSIVVLSGPNLAKEIQKGLPAATVVSSQNNKAAELVQSVFASDIFRVYVNDDPIGTELGGTLKNVMAIASGVCDGLELGTNAKAALLTRALPEMIRVGVKLGAQIDTFFGLSGLGDLLATCDSPLSRNYQVGFGLGKGKNLEEILAQLEGTAEGVNTTNVLIKLAQQQNISVPITYQIYLLLREKISPQEAVKNLMARELKEEFE; from the coding sequence ATGACAAATAATCCAAAAATTACTATCATTGGTGGCGGTGCATGGGGTAACACTATTGGTTACTTATTAACTCGATCGAATTATGACTATCAATTATGGAGTCGTACTGTAACAAAATCTTTAGCTACCATGACAGAAAATACGGATATTCTTATCTCGGCAGTGTCGATGAAGGGAGTTAGAGATATTCTTCAACAATTACAAACGCTAGAATTAAAATCAGAGACAATAATCGTTACGGCTACGAAAGGATTAGATTTAGAAACCACTCATACTCCTTCCCAAATTTGGCAAACTGCTTTCCCTAATCATTCTATCGTAGTATTATCTGGCCCTAATTTAGCAAAAGAAATTCAAAAAGGTTTACCGGCGGCAACAGTGGTATCTAGTCAGAATAATAAAGCGGCAGAGTTAGTACAAAGTGTTTTTGCTTCTGATATTTTTCGAGTATATGTTAATGATGATCCCATTGGTACAGAATTAGGTGGTACACTTAAAAACGTTATGGCGATCGCATCTGGGGTATGTGATGGGTTAGAATTGGGTACAAATGCGAAAGCGGCTTTACTAACAAGAGCATTGCCTGAAATGATAAGAGTAGGAGTTAAATTAGGAGCACAGATAGACACGTTTTTCGGTTTATCAGGATTAGGAGACTTATTAGCTACCTGTGATAGTCCATTATCCCGCAATTATCAAGTGGGTTTTGGGTTAGGAAAAGGAAAAAATCTTGAGGAAATTTTAGCACAATTAGAAGGTACCGCAGAAGGGGTAAATACAACCAATGTATTGATAAAATTAGCGCAACAACAAAATATTTCTGTACCCATAACCTATCAAATTTATTTATTATTAAGGGAAAAAATTTCTCCTCAAGAAGCTGTCAAAAATCTTATGGCAAGAGAATTAAAAGAAGAATTTGAGTAA
- a CDS encoding EAL domain-containing protein, whose product MKENFSSYSHILLNHEDNNFSSENLINHFLILEENTSIQRLIKTILLDKKETSIGRSEDNDIILSSLQVSRSHCYLIQERNEDTKGIYYIIIDGDKQGNISNNGLIINQKKVSESYLKHGDIIEIGSEVIMTYFIDYEGKFQEQKIKIIEETKFKKLMVDTLSHDNKDNDEIFAIKSHSNYDYRVDELLKFASIVNLSPHPIIEIDIMGNILFANACAKINFPNLLKDKLNHPLLQSIIPYPETIKTNLFKREVKVNDFYFEEYIHYLKDLNLVRLYIFDVTARNKQKENLKQILDYDLKTKLPNYRFFIKTLQKTLASYKRTEQKLAVMLVEIDQIYLAKDTLTENTENHLLKYCSEKLTKIFRLEDTVAYWRENQFIILLSEINDISQIGTIAKRVIKYLNEPFISNNKKLKLNINIGISIYPHDDENDTNLIRKADQALAMSKKYGENQYSFYSPKINYENQEFIKIKNELNHALTNEQLTIYYQPIINRNNSIVALESLIYWHHQYKGLISSEYFMDIAENIDLINEITLWVLERIIYEKLINIHTKFYEMPIAINVSHKLFKDKKALNKFIKVLEQSPEIAKNIIIEIQEISLVEDEESRKFLKKLLSLGIKITLDDFGVHNSSFNNLKKFPFHYVKIAQDFVKNIKDNSQDKAIVSAIITMAKGFNMEVIAEGIENNLQWIITQELDCEYGQGYLFCKPLPFDEINQLLNT is encoded by the coding sequence ATGAAAGAAAATTTTTCTAGTTATTCTCATATCTTATTAAACCATGAAGATAATAATTTTTCTTCTGAGAATTTGATTAATCACTTTCTAATTTTAGAAGAAAATACTTCTATTCAGCGACTTATTAAAACTATTTTATTAGACAAAAAAGAAACTTCGATCGGGCGTAGTGAAGATAATGATATTATTTTATCATCTTTACAAGTATCCCGAAGTCACTGTTATTTAATTCAAGAACGAAACGAAGACACTAAGGGAATTTACTATATCATAATTGACGGAGACAAGCAAGGAAATATTAGTAATAATGGTTTAATTATTAATCAAAAAAAAGTATCAGAATCCTATCTTAAACATGGAGACATTATTGAGATTGGTTCAGAAGTAATCATGACATATTTTATTGATTATGAAGGAAAATTTCAAGAACAAAAAATTAAAATTATTGAGGAAACAAAGTTTAAAAAGTTAATGGTAGATACGTTATCTCACGATAATAAAGATAATGATGAAATCTTTGCTATTAAATCTCATAGTAATTATGATTATAGAGTAGATGAGCTTTTAAAATTTGCTTCGATCGTTAATCTTTCTCCACACCCCATTATTGAAATAGATATTATGGGAAATATTTTATTTGCTAATGCTTGTGCTAAGATAAATTTTCCTAATTTATTAAAAGATAAATTAAATCATCCTCTCTTACAAAGTATTATTCCTTATCCAGAAACTATCAAAACTAATTTGTTTAAAAGAGAAGTAAAAGTAAATGACTTTTATTTTGAAGAGTATATTCATTATTTAAAAGATTTGAACTTAGTAAGATTATATATTTTTGACGTCACTGCAAGAAATAAACAAAAGGAAAACTTAAAACAAATTTTAGATTATGATTTAAAAACTAAATTACCTAACTATCGTTTTTTTATTAAAACTCTACAAAAAACTTTAGCTAGTTATAAAAGAACAGAACAAAAATTAGCAGTTATGCTAGTAGAAATTGATCAAATATATTTAGCAAAAGATACCCTTACAGAAAATACAGAAAATCATCTTTTAAAATATTGTTCAGAAAAATTAACAAAAATATTTAGATTAGAAGATACTGTGGCTTATTGGCGAGAAAATCAATTTATCATATTATTATCCGAAATTAATGATATAAGCCAAATAGGCACGATCGCAAAAAGAGTAATTAAATATCTAAACGAACCTTTTATAAGTAATAATAAAAAACTAAAACTTAACATAAATATTGGTATTTCTATTTATCCTCATGATGATGAAAATGATACTAATTTAATCAGAAAAGCAGATCAAGCCTTAGCGATGAGTAAAAAATATGGAGAAAATCAATATTCTTTTTATAGTCCAAAAATTAATTATGAAAATCAAGAATTTATTAAAATCAAAAATGAACTTAATCATGCTCTAACTAATGAACAACTTACTATTTATTATCAACCAATTATTAATCGTAATAATAGTATTGTTGCATTAGAAAGTCTCATTTATTGGCATCATCAATATAAAGGTTTAATTAGTTCTGAGTATTTTATGGATATTGCAGAAAATATTGATTTAATTAATGAGATAACTTTATGGGTATTAGAGCGTATAATTTATGAAAAGTTAATAAATATTCATACTAAATTTTATGAAATGCCAATAGCTATTAACGTTTCTCATAAACTATTTAAAGATAAAAAAGCCTTAAATAAATTCATTAAAGTTTTAGAACAAAGTCCAGAAATTGCTAAAAATATTATTATTGAAATTCAAGAAATATCTTTGGTTGAAGATGAAGAATCTCGCAAATTTCTCAAAAAATTATTAAGTTTAGGAATTAAAATAACTCTCGATGATTTTGGTGTACATAATTCATCTTTTAATAATCTCAAAAAATTTCCATTTCACTATGTTAAGATAGCTCAAGATTTTGTGAAAAATATTAAAGATAATTCTCAAGATAAAGCGATCGTATCTGCAATTATTACTATGGCGAAGGGTTTTAATATGGAAGTAATTGCGGAAGGAATAGAAAATAATTTACAATGGATTATCACCCAAGAATTAGACTGTGAATATGGCCAAGGATATTTATTCTGTAAACCACTACCTTTTGATGAAATTAATCAACTATTAAATACTTAA
- a CDS encoding peroxiredoxin, with the protein MSNRSNIPSDFLREIPHNLPIPVDDNACFHLIGLLLPNINLTSTSGNAVNLSKINGLVVIYCYPMTGKPNQTLPQGWILIPGAAGCTPQSCSFRDHYQELIDLNVKIFGISTQSRDDQLEAVNRLHLPFELLSDVSLNFANALKLPTFEVEGRQLLKRVTIIAKNGQILKYFYPVFPPDKNIDDVLLWLREEKF; encoded by the coding sequence ATGTCAAATCGATCGAATATTCCTTCAGATTTTCTCCGTGAGATTCCCCACAATCTCCCCATTCCCGTCGATGATAATGCTTGTTTTCACTTAATAGGCTTATTATTACCTAATATAAATCTAACTTCGACTTCTGGAAACGCTGTTAATCTTTCTAAAATTAATGGCTTAGTCGTCATTTATTGTTACCCCATGACAGGTAAACCCAATCAAACTCTTCCTCAAGGATGGATTTTAATACCGGGTGCGGCAGGTTGTACACCTCAATCGTGTTCATTTCGAGATCATTATCAAGAATTGATAGACTTAAATGTTAAAATATTTGGAATTAGCACTCAATCTAGAGATGATCAATTAGAAGCAGTTAATCGTCTCCATTTACCATTTGAACTTTTAAGCGATGTTTCTTTGAATTTTGCAAATGCTCTCAAATTACCTACATTTGAAGTAGAAGGAAGACAACTTCTTAAGCGTGTAACTATCATCGCTAAAAATGGTCAAATTCTCAAATATTTTTATCCAGTATTTCCTCCCGACAAAAATATAGACGATGTTTTACTTTGGTTAAGAGAAGAAAAATTTTAA
- a CDS encoding helix-turn-helix domain-containing protein — protein MQETVDFGKLIKEARKKRGYSQRKLAQALEVDYTYLSKWENNRGAPKEELIRQLARYLELDEDELIFLAGRIPSEDEQLMKQHYQNMPLLFRRMRENPEFAAKIFQQVQEEE, from the coding sequence ATGCAAGAAACCGTTGATTTTGGCAAGTTAATTAAAGAGGCAAGGAAAAAAAGAGGTTATAGTCAAAGAAAGTTAGCACAAGCCCTAGAGGTTGATTACACTTATCTTTCTAAGTGGGAAAATAATCGAGGTGCCCCCAAAGAGGAGTTAATTCGACAGTTAGCACGTTATTTAGAATTGGATGAGGATGAGTTAATTTTTTTGGCGGGGAGGATTCCTTCAGAAGATGAACAGTTAATGAAGCAACATTATCAGAATATGCCCTTATTATTTCGACGAATGCGAGAAAATCCTGAGTTTGCGGCTAAAATTTTTCAACAAGTGCAAGAAGAAGAATGA
- a CDS encoding SDR family oxidoreductase, with protein MKTALITGASSGIGKAFAQELAQRNYNLIMVARSKSLLLELQEKLQSEYSIKVKVICQDLSISHAGEAIFKEVKQDNIFVDLLINNAGFGDYGRFIDRDLQKQLNMIQVNISALVELTHLFLTEMKQEGKGEIINVSSIAGYQPLPYLSVYAATKAFVLSFSEALWAEYKSYGIKILALCPGPTESKFPEVAEFTNFPGMEGNQNGIAKAEDVVKNALSALEKSQANVVTGGIGNQIVVNLSRFFPRELIVKGIEKQFRQN; from the coding sequence ATGAAAACAGCACTAATTACAGGGGCATCATCAGGAATCGGAAAGGCTTTTGCACAAGAATTAGCCCAAAGAAATTATAATTTAATAATGGTTGCTCGATCGAAATCTTTATTATTAGAACTTCAAGAAAAATTGCAATCTGAATATTCGATAAAAGTTAAAGTTATTTGTCAAGACTTAAGTATTTCTCATGCAGGAGAAGCCATTTTTAAAGAAGTCAAACAAGATAATATTTTTGTAGATTTATTAATTAATAATGCTGGTTTTGGTGATTATGGTAGGTTTATCGATCGAGATTTACAAAAGCAGTTAAATATGATACAGGTTAACATTAGTGCGTTAGTAGAATTAACTCATTTGTTTCTGACGGAAATGAAACAAGAAGGTAAAGGAGAAATCATTAATGTCAGTTCGATCGCAGGTTATCAGCCACTACCCTATTTATCTGTATATGCCGCTACTAAAGCCTTTGTGTTGTCTTTTTCTGAAGCATTGTGGGCAGAATACAAGTCTTATGGTATCAAAATTTTAGCTCTTTGTCCCGGTCCTACGGAATCAAAATTTCCTGAAGTTGCTGAATTTACCAATTTTCCGGGTATGGAAGGAAATCAAAATGGCATTGCGAAAGCTGAAGATGTTGTCAAAAATGCCCTTTCTGCCTTAGAAAAATCTCAAGCTAATGTAGTAACAGGAGGTATTGGGAATCAAATTGTTGTCAATCTCAGTCGATTTTTTCCCAGGGAATTAATTGTTAAGGGAATAGAAAAACAATTTCGTCAAAATTAG
- a CDS encoding copper resistance protein NlpE N-terminal domain-containing protein → MKNQSLLISIALLTTLSLSTYIKPSQADMTMDSTQMEVIETIGDTSANSLDWNGVYQGIVPCASCEGIKTTLTLNEDLSFVMSRQYLGKSEEVFEIKGTFKWNEAGNTISLDGIKDAPNQFLVGENILFQLDMEGNRITGDLAEKYMLTKVEEAQSGETTETMDKSENSEDEEKTENMENSESQEVSLINTRWELVEIMGKPVTKTENQRQAIFMMFSNTDDNNRVNGFGGCNNFMGGFEMKEGNRINFEQMASTMMACENIEMETTFMETLQQIDNYTMKDNVLSLNRAKMAPLLKFTAIADK, encoded by the coding sequence ATGAAAAATCAATCTTTACTTATTTCGATCGCATTATTAACCACATTATCCTTAAGCACTTATATTAAACCTTCTCAGGCAGATATGACAATGGACTCCACCCAAATGGAGGTAATAGAAACTATAGGTGATACCAGTGCAAACTCTTTAGATTGGAATGGAGTTTATCAAGGTATTGTTCCCTGTGCTAGTTGTGAAGGAATAAAAACTACTTTAACACTTAATGAAGATCTTTCTTTTGTAATGTCAAGACAATATTTAGGCAAAAGCGAAGAAGTATTTGAGATAAAAGGTACTTTCAAATGGAATGAAGCAGGAAATACGATCTCTTTAGACGGTATTAAAGACGCACCAAATCAGTTTCTCGTAGGAGAAAATATATTATTTCAACTAGATATGGAAGGTAATAGAATTACAGGAGATTTAGCCGAAAAATATATGTTAACAAAGGTTGAAGAAGCCCAAAGTGGCGAAACAACAGAAACTATGGATAAATCTGAAAATAGTGAAGATGAAGAAAAAACCGAAAATATGGAAAATTCAGAAAGTCAAGAAGTTAGTTTAATCAATACTCGTTGGGAATTGGTGGAAATTATGGGTAAACCAGTAACAAAAACCGAAAATCAAAGACAAGCTATCTTTATGATGTTTAGTAATACTGATGACAATAACCGAGTCAATGGTTTTGGAGGCTGTAATAATTTTATGGGGGGCTTTGAAATGAAAGAAGGTAATAGAATTAATTTTGAGCAAATGGCTTCTACCATGATGGCTTGTGAAAATATAGAAATGGAAACGACTTTTATGGAGACTTTACAACAAATTGATAATTATACCATGAAAGACAATGTTTTAAGTCTTAATCGTGCTAAAATGGCTCCCCTGTTAAAATTTACTGCCATTGCAGATAAATAA